In Methanothermobacter sp. K4, one genomic interval encodes:
- a CDS encoding helix-hairpin-helix domain-containing protein, with protein MKNHLVAHILNRVADYMELRGDEFRTKAYRRAARTVEFLGEDIEDVAAQGRLRELPGIGENIAAKIEEILSTGSLSLLERLAGEYPVDLDSLLSVEGVGPKTVKLLYEELGIKTLDDLEEQARRHRIRRLRGMGEKREAMILRNIELARSRISRRPLAYVVPLASRIKSELLELEGVRRVEVAGSIRRGRETVGDIDILVTATNPEGVMDHFTSMDLVEEVVVKGPRKSTVRLREGLDCDLRVFDDEVFGSALLYFTGSWEFNVELRRIAISSSMKLSEYGLFRGDERVAGRTEAEVLEALGLTYIEPELRENRGEVAAALEGKLPDPVNLSDIRGDLHMHSLFSDGIDAMEYMAEYASILGREYIAFTDHARYIDDIDAYMRAADRIEDVEVLAGVEVNILHDGSLEVPDRILQDFDLVVASIHDPGNITERLLRAMEHDPVNIIGHPTGRILGSPEPVVDMERVVERASELGVALEVNSNPLRLDLRDTHVRMAVEAGCRIAINSDAHSRGALENIRWGVITARRGWAESDDVINTMGIRGLRRWLRG; from the coding sequence ATGAAGAACCATCTGGTGGCCCATATTCTGAACCGTGTTGCTGACTACATGGAACTCAGGGGCGATGAATTCAGGACAAAGGCCTACAGGAGGGCCGCGAGGACAGTGGAATTTCTAGGGGAGGACATAGAGGATGTGGCAGCCCAGGGGAGACTTAGGGAACTCCCGGGTATAGGGGAGAACATCGCTGCAAAGATAGAGGAGATACTATCCACGGGTTCACTCTCACTCCTTGAGAGACTGGCTGGGGAATACCCGGTGGACCTTGACTCCCTCCTCTCGGTGGAGGGTGTGGGTCCCAAGACTGTTAAACTCCTCTACGAGGAACTGGGGATAAAGACACTGGACGACCTTGAGGAGCAGGCAAGGAGGCACCGTATAAGGAGGCTCAGGGGGATGGGTGAGAAGAGGGAGGCCATGATACTCCGTAACATTGAACTTGCAAGGTCAAGGATCTCCAGGAGACCCCTAGCCTACGTGGTCCCCCTTGCATCCAGGATAAAATCAGAGCTCCTTGAACTTGAAGGTGTCAGGAGGGTTGAGGTGGCAGGCTCCATAAGGAGGGGCCGGGAGACCGTAGGGGACATCGACATACTGGTGACAGCCACCAACCCGGAGGGTGTCATGGACCACTTCACCTCCATGGACCTGGTTGAGGAGGTCGTGGTTAAGGGCCCCAGGAAGTCAACCGTCCGCCTCAGGGAGGGCCTTGACTGTGACCTCAGGGTCTTCGATGACGAGGTCTTTGGCTCGGCACTCCTCTACTTCACAGGCTCATGGGAGTTCAACGTGGAGCTACGGAGGATAGCAATCTCCTCCTCAATGAAGCTCAGTGAATACGGCCTATTCAGGGGGGATGAGAGGGTCGCCGGGAGGACAGAGGCCGAGGTCCTGGAGGCACTTGGCCTGACGTACATTGAACCTGAGCTCAGGGAGAACCGTGGCGAGGTGGCCGCAGCATTAGAGGGGAAACTCCCTGACCCTGTAAACCTCTCAGATATCAGGGGAGACCTCCACATGCACAGCCTGTTCAGTGACGGCATCGATGCAATGGAGTACATGGCAGAGTACGCATCCATCCTGGGGAGGGAGTACATTGCCTTCACTGACCATGCAAGGTACATCGATGACATTGATGCTTACATGAGGGCCGCCGATCGTATCGAGGACGTGGAGGTCCTTGCAGGTGTTGAGGTCAACATACTCCATGATGGAAGCCTCGAGGTCCCGGATAGAATCCTGCAGGACTTTGACCTGGTGGTTGCAAGCATCCATGACCCAGGGAACATCACAGAGAGGCTACTCAGGGCAATGGAGCATGACCCTGTGAATATAATAGGCCACCCCACCGGCCGCATACTCGGGTCACCCGAACCAGTCGTTGACATGGAGAGGGTTGTTGAACGTGCCTCTGAACTTGGAGTTGCCCTGGAGGTGAACTCCAACCCCCTCCGACTGGACCTAAGGGACACCCATGTCAGGATGGCGGTTGAGGCAGGCTGCAGGATCGCAATAAACAGTGACGCCCACTCAAGGGGGGCCCTTGAGAATATCAGGTGGGGTGTTATAACCGCAAGGCGCGGCTGGGCAGAGTCAGACGATGTAATAAACACCATGGGTATCAGAGGGCTCAGAAGGTGGCTTCGCGGGTAG
- a CDS encoding DUF367 family protein, whose translation MRIVVYHAEECDRKKCTSLKLGRKGKFKIVNSLNQIPRGALVLNPFSEKAVSPGDRDMVMKRGIAALDCSWKKVRKSSVIFQTAGNHRSLPFLVAANPTNYGKPCILSTAEAVAATLYIVGLKDIASDIMSYFKWGPHFLDLNRELLEAYSRARDSLEVVEIQNKYIGG comes from the coding sequence ATGAGAATCGTGGTATACCATGCAGAGGAGTGTGACAGGAAGAAGTGCACCAGCCTCAAACTCGGCAGGAAGGGAAAATTTAAAATAGTAAATAGTCTCAACCAGATACCCAGAGGTGCACTTGTCCTCAACCCTTTTTCTGAGAAGGCAGTCTCACCCGGGGACCGTGACATGGTCATGAAGAGGGGCATCGCAGCCCTGGACTGCTCATGGAAAAAGGTCAGAAAGTCATCGGTCATATTCCAGACCGCAGGGAACCACAGGTCGCTGCCATTCCTGGTGGCCGCAAACCCCACCAACTATGGAAAGCCCTGCATACTATCAACTGCAGAGGCCGTGGCGGCAACCCTTTATATAGTTGGACTGAAAGATATAGCGTCTGACATCATGTCCTACTTCAAGTGGGGTCCACACTTCCTGGACCTCAACCGTGAACTTCTTGAAGCTTACTCCCGGGCTAGGGATAGCCTTGAGGTTGTTGAGATTCAGAACAAATACATAGGAGGCTAA
- a CDS encoding UvrD-helicase domain-containing protein — MVYSVLDDADGDPETEIKRLEYYKKKIIQQLIPSMGEMTDEDRKIYGIVRMGIYVDGMKTDDVEETFNGYERYVSCAGYDSLSEDCLELIIPALRYKKSRYMRPEWASELESWIIPPYHRDKRTGIHLTEEQQRHANPEPGHRRLKGVAGSGKTLVIAHRAAKLAAEGHRVLIVTFNRTLWYHIREMVDKTPYNFDWSLLTFRHFHGFCSDIINELRIPCDSQDPVECLLESIWDYDISDYRFDAILIDEGQDFEWEWYDLLSNFLTDRDELFFVCDKTQNIYERDLGWVDDMSGAGRVKFRGKWRELRTIHRLPPEISEFACKFGESFLQLNKSQFDVSQKTLFSESSVIWKNVNPDDWDAEIFEAYMSLKNKGANDSDIVVLVPTNEMGLRVAEFFRAYNKKTDHLFRENDKNSNKRIFASDNRMKISTIHSFKGWEARNVIIWIPEKWSHGENLDSVIYTAITRTMQNLIILNTAERYHHLGEDMEENIDIPQDVSEDESDFEVEKWAEKLPFPLASVIWAGLASDKYETRVKYLLQFFEVLSEFNFNLILSGLSSYGILFQEKLRESLSDSMEEWFYRPTFGNWTTKLFKLSRILRMALNDNYTRNQIRKSFGKPDDEFLRVLSDPDIPTILRKVSRYRNTWEGHGPRVSEDEYRKRYSILIGYLLELRDIMGDIYSRTSLVIPGEGVLNGGVYEYTVKRYMSTKFPFRAVKIKSNEPMDSSRIYLVTEHKRDHMELLPLIINVDDICYFYNGRDDETGQARYCSYHHTERAELLVPFDGLETVQKILEPHEG; from the coding sequence ATGGTTTACAGTGTCCTCGATGATGCAGATGGAGACCCTGAAACCGAAATAAAGCGCCTTGAATACTACAAAAAGAAGATTATACAGCAGCTAATCCCATCCATGGGGGAGATGACAGATGAAGACCGGAAAATTTACGGTATCGTAAGGATGGGAATATATGTTGATGGGATGAAAACTGATGATGTTGAGGAAACATTCAACGGTTATGAGAGATATGTAAGCTGCGCTGGATATGACTCCCTCTCTGAAGACTGCCTTGAACTCATAATACCAGCATTAAGGTACAAGAAAAGTAGATATATGAGACCAGAATGGGCTTCGGAACTTGAATCATGGATAATACCACCATACCACAGGGACAAAAGAACAGGAATCCATCTTACAGAAGAGCAGCAGAGGCATGCAAACCCAGAACCAGGCCATAGAAGACTCAAAGGTGTCGCGGGAAGTGGTAAAACTCTTGTAATAGCCCATAGAGCAGCGAAACTCGCTGCAGAAGGTCACAGGGTCCTCATAGTCACATTCAACCGCACATTATGGTACCACATAAGGGAGATGGTGGATAAGACCCCCTACAACTTTGACTGGTCACTCCTCACATTCAGGCACTTTCATGGTTTCTGTTCAGACATTATAAATGAGCTTAGAATCCCCTGCGACTCCCAGGACCCCGTCGAATGCCTCCTTGAGTCAATCTGGGATTATGACATATCAGATTACAGGTTTGATGCAATACTGATTGATGAGGGTCAGGATTTTGAATGGGAATGGTATGATCTACTATCAAATTTCCTCACAGACAGGGACGAGCTTTTTTTTGTCTGTGATAAAACACAGAATATCTATGAAAGGGACCTTGGATGGGTTGATGATATGTCCGGTGCAGGCAGGGTGAAATTCAGGGGTAAATGGAGGGAGCTTCGAACCATCCACAGGTTACCGCCAGAAATATCTGAATTCGCATGTAAATTTGGGGAATCATTCCTTCAACTGAATAAAAGCCAGTTTGACGTCAGCCAGAAAACACTCTTCAGTGAAAGCTCCGTCATATGGAAGAATGTGAATCCCGATGACTGGGACGCTGAGATATTTGAGGCCTACATGTCACTTAAGAACAAAGGTGCCAATGACTCTGACATAGTGGTACTTGTACCCACAAATGAGATGGGCTTGCGGGTTGCAGAATTTTTCAGAGCATACAATAAGAAAACAGATCACCTATTTAGGGAGAATGATAAAAATTCCAATAAGAGAATATTTGCCTCAGATAATAGAATGAAGATAAGTACCATACACAGCTTTAAAGGCTGGGAAGCGAGAAACGTGATAATCTGGATTCCTGAAAAGTGGAGTCACGGTGAAAACCTCGACTCGGTGATATATACCGCCATAACAAGGACCATGCAGAACCTCATAATACTTAACACCGCTGAAAGATACCATCACCTCGGCGAGGACATGGAGGAGAACATTGACATCCCCCAGGATGTTTCAGAGGATGAAAGCGACTTTGAAGTTGAAAAATGGGCTGAAAAACTTCCATTTCCACTTGCATCAGTTATATGGGCGGGTCTGGCATCTGATAAGTACGAGACCCGGGTCAAATATCTTCTGCAATTCTTTGAGGTGCTATCGGAGTTCAATTTCAATCTTATACTGAGTGGCCTTTCATCCTATGGTATACTCTTCCAGGAAAAATTGAGGGAATCTCTAAGTGATTCAATGGAAGAGTGGTTTTACAGGCCGACCTTTGGGAACTGGACAACAAAACTGTTTAAATTAAGTAGAATACTTAGAATGGCTCTTAATGATAATTACACAAGGAATCAGATCCGCAAATCCTTCGGAAAACCTGATGATGAGTTCCTCAGGGTACTCTCGGATCCTGATATCCCGACAATTCTAAGGAAAGTTTCAAGATACCGGAACACATGGGAGGGTCATGGGCCCCGTGTATCTGAGGATGAGTACAGGAAACGTTACAGTATACTGATAGGTTATCTGCTGGAACTCAGGGATATTATGGGTGATATTTACAGTAGAACATCTCTTGTTATTCCAGGTGAGGGCGTCCTGAATGGTGGGGTCTATGAATACACCGTTAAGAGGTACATGTCAACAAAATTTCCGTTCAGGGCAGTGAAGATAAAGAGCAATGAGCCCATGGACAGCAGCAGGATCTATCTTGTAACAGAGCACAAGAGGGATCACATGGAGCTATTACCTCTTATAATCAACGTTGATGACATCTGCTACTTCTACAATGGAAGGGATGATGAAACAGGTCAGGCCCGTTACTGTTCCTACCACCATACAGAAAGGGCTGAACTCCTGGTGCCATTTGATGGACTTGAAACTGTTCAGAAAATACTGGAACCCCATGAAGGGTGA
- a CDS encoding DUF116 domain-containing protein — translation NEFYQIFGQLVFIAGLGLIVMLASSLFLGRLLLNEDRLIFPRLLLITVDMFYGPFKKFSETLGLNSRIVDQIGVEVRNKINEKRFRSIDPHEKALVLPHCLRNPRCEARLDRTGLVCTGCNRCIIGKIKERAESIGYTVFVIPGSTFIKKIMEERRFKAVLGVACYQDLNLAMMKLSRFTPQGVPLLRDGCFKTKVDFRAVLEKMGLEGEMRRPRGCMNQVPEKTLER, via the coding sequence TCAACGAATTCTATCAGATATTCGGGCAGCTGGTATTCATCGCGGGTCTGGGTCTCATTGTGATGCTCGCCTCAAGCCTCTTCCTTGGAAGGCTCCTCCTCAATGAGGACCGGTTGATATTCCCCAGACTCCTCCTTATCACAGTGGACATGTTCTACGGTCCATTCAAGAAGTTCTCAGAGACACTGGGACTCAACAGTCGCATAGTGGACCAGATAGGGGTTGAGGTTAGGAACAAGATCAACGAGAAGAGGTTCAGGTCAATAGACCCCCATGAGAAGGCACTCGTACTTCCCCACTGCCTCAGGAACCCCAGATGCGAGGCAAGGCTCGACAGGACAGGGCTTGTCTGCACGGGATGCAACCGCTGCATAATAGGTAAGATCAAGGAGCGGGCTGAGAGCATAGGGTACACCGTCTTCGTGATACCTGGATCAACCTTCATAAAGAAGATAATGGAGGAGAGGAGGTTCAAGGCGGTCCTCGGGGTGGCCTGCTACCAGGACCTCAACCTGGCCATGATGAAGCTCTCAAGGTTCACACCACAGGGTGTCCCCCTCCTCAGGGACGGGTGCTTCAAGACAAAGGTTGACTTCAGGGCCGTCCTGGAAAAGATGGGGCTTGAAGGTGAAATGAGAAGGCCAAGAGGCTGCATGAACCAGGTACCCGAGAAAACACTGGAGCGGTGA
- a CDS encoding response regulator — MTSILIVEDEALIASDLQMRLEDMGYDVVGVAATGKGALKLIAEKRPDLVLMDIVLRGEMDGVDVARRIRDLRVPVVFLTAYSDPETIGRARRAGAYGYLLKPYDDRTLKVTVETALKRYRADIRDLLKVPKERKTGAVPGVLVVEDEAIVAADLSHKLEEAGFRVVGVEDTGEGAISAASELEPDVVIMDVYLRGEMDGIEAAEVIQGEHGIPVIYLTAYSDDSTLSRILETEPYGYLLKPFSTEQLRAEIEVVLQTIRDMEDYSRRMHEVIVTKAEEMKIEKTGVFFVSSVILGLAAYGFITWSMTWLMYTLFIPVVYSLLHLTFSFRDPEIPLSDSMPMVSIIVPANNEENTIERCVETLSSLDYHVNGRRNYEIIVVNDGSTDRTGEILEDLVRRYRHLKVVTRRAPFAFNGKGYALNDGVTMAEGDIIAVFDADARVEPDFLRNIVPYLDGDDVAGAQSRVRMYNADENLLTRMQDIEFAIFGNVIMRSRMNMDVPTFLGGNGQLVKRRVVEEIGGWDGYAVTEDLNLSVKLMLRGYHVRYSPEAEVFQEAVSEWPAFFRQRTRWLTGNLETLFVYLAPMIDAPIGLHRKLDAIFYLFSMLFIGFVMLGYVVFILNLAGFGFRMEAPFIIGLISTIAFFPLAVSGIKMDGYSVPRTLVLAIEYWAYCLYLLPLFVIAALHMLRRRERRWAKTVHRGEG; from the coding sequence ATGACATCAATTCTGATCGTGGAGGACGAGGCACTCATAGCATCAGACCTTCAGATGAGACTGGAGGATATGGGTTATGATGTGGTGGGTGTTGCAGCTACAGGTAAAGGGGCCCTCAAGCTGATAGCAGAGAAGAGACCCGACCTTGTGCTCATGGATATAGTTCTGAGGGGTGAGATGGATGGTGTGGATGTGGCCCGTAGGATAAGGGACCTCAGGGTCCCGGTGGTGTTCCTCACAGCCTACTCTGACCCTGAGACCATAGGGAGGGCCAGGAGGGCCGGGGCCTACGGTTACCTCCTCAAACCCTACGATGACCGCACACTTAAGGTGACAGTTGAAACAGCACTCAAACGTTACCGGGCGGATATAAGGGACCTCCTGAAGGTTCCCAAGGAGAGGAAGACCGGGGCAGTCCCGGGGGTCCTTGTGGTGGAGGATGAGGCTATAGTCGCAGCCGACCTTTCACATAAACTGGAGGAGGCAGGGTTCAGGGTAGTTGGTGTTGAGGATACAGGTGAGGGTGCTATTTCAGCGGCCTCAGAACTCGAACCTGACGTTGTGATCATGGACGTCTACCTCAGGGGTGAGATGGATGGTATAGAGGCCGCGGAGGTGATACAGGGTGAGCATGGCATTCCAGTAATATACCTCACAGCATACTCCGATGACTCAACCCTCTCCAGGATACTCGAGACGGAACCCTACGGTTACCTCCTCAAGCCCTTCAGCACCGAGCAGCTGAGGGCCGAGATCGAGGTGGTCCTCCAGACCATAAGGGACATGGAGGATTACTCAAGGAGGATGCATGAGGTCATCGTCACCAAGGCCGAGGAGATGAAGATAGAGAAGACCGGTGTCTTCTTTGTATCCTCGGTGATACTGGGACTTGCAGCCTACGGCTTCATAACATGGAGCATGACCTGGCTCATGTACACACTATTCATCCCCGTAGTTTACAGCCTCCTGCACCTTACCTTCAGCTTCAGGGACCCTGAAATACCCCTTTCTGATTCAATGCCCATGGTGAGCATCATAGTCCCCGCCAACAACGAGGAGAACACAATTGAGAGGTGTGTTGAGACCCTCTCATCACTGGACTACCATGTTAACGGGAGGAGGAACTATGAGATCATAGTTGTGAATGATGGTTCAACGGACCGTACCGGTGAGATACTCGAGGATCTCGTGAGGAGGTACAGGCACCTGAAGGTTGTAACAAGGAGGGCCCCCTTTGCATTCAATGGTAAGGGGTACGCCCTTAACGATGGCGTCACAATGGCCGAGGGAGACATCATAGCGGTCTTTGATGCCGATGCAAGGGTTGAACCGGACTTCCTCAGGAACATAGTACCCTACCTTGATGGGGATGATGTGGCCGGCGCCCAGTCCCGGGTGAGGATGTACAATGCAGATGAGAACCTCCTCACCAGGATGCAGGACATTGAGTTCGCCATATTCGGCAACGTGATAATGAGGTCAAGGATGAACATGGATGTCCCGACCTTCCTTGGGGGTAACGGCCAGCTGGTCAAGAGGAGGGTGGTTGAGGAGATAGGGGGTTGGGATGGCTACGCTGTCACAGAGGACCTCAACCTCAGCGTCAAGCTGATGCTCAGGGGGTACCATGTCAGGTACTCCCCTGAGGCTGAGGTCTTCCAGGAGGCTGTGAGTGAGTGGCCGGCCTTCTTCAGGCAGAGGACCCGCTGGCTCACAGGTAACCTTGAAACCCTCTTCGTATACCTTGCACCGATGATCGATGCCCCCATAGGACTTCACAGGAAGCTCGACGCAATCTTCTACCTCTTCTCAATGTTATTCATAGGATTTGTGATGCTGGGGTACGTTGTGTTCATCCTGAACCTGGCAGGCTTTGGATTCAGGATGGAGGCTCCCTTCATAATTGGACTCATATCCACCATAGCATTCTTCCCCCTCGCAGTGAGCGGTATAAAGATGGACGGCTACAGCGTCCCCCGCACCCTTGTACTGGCCATTGAGTACTGGGCTTACTGCCTCTACCTCCTGCCCCTCTTTGTCATTGCAGCACTTCACATGCTGCGGAGGCGTGAGAGGCGCTGGGCCAAGACGGTACACAGGGGTGAGGGCTGA
- a CDS encoding 50S ribosomal protein L40e produces MARFEEAENRLFNIKICLKCNARNPPTAKTCRKCGYKGLRYKAKEPRG; encoded by the coding sequence ATGGCAAGATTTGAGGAAGCAGAAAACAGACTATTCAATATCAAGATCTGCCTTAAATGTAACGCCAGGAACCCACCAACTGCAAAGACATGCAGGAAGTGCGGTTACAAGGGATTAAGGTACAAGGCAAAGGAACCAAGGGGTTAA
- a CDS encoding VWA domain-containing protein — protein sequence MKNLIFPFTAIVGQEKVKKALILNAINPRIGGVLIKDDKGTGKTTAVRALADLLPSLRTVKGCPFNCDPDEPGEACEVCRSGDLEVEYRKMRVVELPLGATEDRVVGSLDIGKALTEGIKALEPGILAEANRNILYVDEINLLDDHLVDVLLDAAAYGVNTVEREGISLQHPSRFILVGTMNPAEGELRPQLSDRIGIHINVGTVTDIRQRILIMKRRDEFEDDPEGFVERFAESQRELRERIMEARKLLPAVTIDDGLLELIARVCVDAGVDGHRSDIAIVRTSKAIAAFNGRRRVREEDVEDAIILVLGERIPGRTYNRENTRREMQRAREEMERERESEEPESGSSDSGSDSGEGGEGDDETRSGESAGGGSTADSGASPAASSLGALAADVEGREPETQDMDVDIKKLLRIRGKKKERLYGSRVESKTTKGRYVKSRFPTGSGDVAVDATLRAAASRGELKIEPGDIREKIRKHGARASIVLVVDISGSMFSEKKAARVKGLIERFIEDAQRHKDRISVVGFRGRDAKVIIPSTARASSFRDTVDSIRVGGTTPMAEGIKRGLEILREEKKHSEYVPFMVILSDGMPNVGVERNPKREAVAAAARLKEEDIPSAVINFEQGSRGGRDLNMEIALASGGSCYDLHDLEDPSIAVRKIMGHEREMF from the coding sequence ATGAAGAACCTTATTTTCCCATTCACAGCTATAGTTGGACAGGAGAAGGTGAAAAAGGCCCTTATACTCAACGCCATAAACCCCAGGATAGGGGGTGTCCTCATAAAGGATGATAAGGGGACAGGTAAGACAACCGCCGTGAGGGCCCTGGCAGACCTTCTTCCATCACTGCGAACGGTTAAGGGCTGCCCCTTCAACTGCGACCCTGATGAACCCGGGGAGGCATGTGAGGTGTGCCGCTCAGGGGACCTGGAGGTGGAGTACCGGAAGATGCGGGTGGTTGAGCTCCCCCTGGGTGCAACAGAGGACCGTGTGGTTGGATCCCTTGACATAGGGAAGGCGCTCACAGAGGGTATAAAGGCCCTTGAGCCGGGTATACTTGCAGAGGCCAACAGGAACATACTCTACGTTGATGAGATAAACCTGCTGGATGACCACCTGGTGGATGTCCTGCTTGATGCGGCGGCCTATGGTGTAAACACAGTTGAAAGGGAAGGTATATCCCTTCAGCACCCATCAAGGTTCATCCTGGTTGGGACCATGAACCCTGCGGAGGGTGAACTCCGGCCCCAGCTTTCAGACAGAATAGGTATTCACATAAATGTTGGCACGGTCACCGACATAAGGCAGAGGATCCTGATAATGAAGCGCAGGGATGAATTCGAGGATGACCCTGAGGGATTCGTTGAGAGGTTCGCTGAGAGTCAGCGGGAACTCAGGGAGAGGATAATGGAGGCCAGGAAGCTCCTTCCAGCAGTCACCATTGACGATGGCCTCCTTGAGCTGATAGCAAGGGTCTGTGTGGATGCAGGGGTCGATGGGCACCGATCCGATATTGCAATCGTGAGGACCTCAAAGGCCATAGCGGCCTTCAACGGGAGGAGGAGGGTCCGTGAGGAGGACGTCGAGGATGCCATAATACTCGTTCTGGGCGAGAGAATACCTGGAAGGACCTATAACCGTGAAAACACCAGGAGGGAGATGCAGAGGGCCCGTGAGGAGATGGAGCGTGAAAGGGAGTCAGAGGAGCCTGAATCAGGAAGCAGTGACTCAGGTAGTGACTCAGGTGAAGGTGGAGAGGGTGATGATGAAACCCGGAGTGGGGAATCTGCTGGGGGAGGCAGCACTGCAGATTCAGGAGCCTCACCGGCGGCATCATCCCTGGGGGCCCTTGCCGCTGACGTGGAGGGCAGGGAACCTGAAACCCAGGACATGGACGTTGATATAAAGAAGCTCCTCAGGATCAGGGGCAAGAAGAAGGAGCGGCTTTACGGTTCAAGGGTTGAATCAAAGACCACGAAGGGAAGGTACGTGAAGAGCAGGTTCCCCACGGGCTCAGGTGACGTTGCTGTTGACGCCACACTGAGGGCCGCCGCATCAAGGGGGGAGCTTAAGATAGAACCCGGTGATATAAGGGAGAAGATACGCAAGCACGGTGCAAGGGCATCAATCGTCCTGGTGGTGGATATAAGCGGGTCAATGTTCTCGGAGAAGAAGGCAGCCAGGGTTAAGGGTCTCATAGAGAGATTCATAGAGGACGCCCAGAGGCATAAGGACAGGATAAGTGTCGTGGGGTTCCGCGGAAGGGATGCGAAGGTTATAATACCCTCAACAGCCAGGGCATCATCATTCAGGGATACAGTGGACAGCATAAGGGTTGGTGGCACAACACCAATGGCAGAGGGTATAAAGAGGGGCCTTGAGATACTCAGGGAGGAGAAGAAACACAGCGAGTATGTCCCGTTCATGGTTATCCTCAGCGACGGCATGCCAAACGTGGGGGTTGAGAGGAACCCCAAGAGGGAGGCGGTTGCAGCAGCAGCCAGGCTTAAGGAGGAGGATATACCCTCCGCTGTCATAAACTTTGAGCAGGGCTCAAGGGGTGGAAGGGACCTCAACATGGAGATAGCCCTGGCCTCGGGTGGCAGTTGCTATGACCTCCATGACCTTGAGGACCCATCCATTGCCGTCCGGAAGATAATGGGGCATGAGAGGGAGATGTTCTAG
- a CDS encoding geranylgeranylglyceryl/heptaprenylglyceryl phosphate synthase, translating to MKVEDYFHDILGERKIHLTLIDPEEQTPEEAVEIAEAAIRGGTDGIMLGGSTTDSSELDNTARALRENIDVPIILFPGNTTGVSRHADAIFFMSLLNSNNPYWIIGAQALGAPTVKKMGIEALPMGYLVVEPGGTVGWVGDTKPVPRNKPDIAAAYAMAAEFLGMRLFYLEAGSGAPQHVPEEMISLVKRCTDQILIVGGGIRTGADAARVAGAGADVIVTGTVVENSSNVEDKIREIVEGIGSL from the coding sequence ATGAAGGTTGAAGATTATTTCCATGATATTCTTGGGGAGAGGAAGATACACCTTACCCTCATCGACCCTGAGGAACAGACCCCTGAGGAGGCCGTTGAGATTGCAGAGGCCGCCATAAGGGGGGGTACCGATGGTATAATGCTTGGCGGTTCAACCACAGATTCCAGTGAACTTGACAATACAGCCAGGGCCCTCAGGGAGAACATAGATGTCCCGATAATACTTTTCCCTGGGAACACCACAGGTGTCAGCCGCCACGCAGATGCAATATTCTTCATGAGTCTCCTCAACTCAAACAACCCCTACTGGATCATAGGTGCCCAGGCCCTTGGCGCCCCGACTGTTAAGAAGATGGGGATAGAGGCCCTCCCAATGGGTTACCTTGTGGTTGAACCAGGGGGTACAGTGGGCTGGGTTGGAGACACCAAGCCAGTCCCCAGGAACAAGCCGGACATTGCGGCAGCATATGCCATGGCCGCGGAGTTCCTGGGTATGAGGCTCTTCTACCTTGAGGCGGGTTCAGGTGCCCCCCAGCATGTGCCTGAGGAGATGATATCCCTTGTTAAGAGGTGCACAGACCAGATACTCATAGTGGGTGGCGGTATAAGGACAGGTGCGGATGCCGCAAGGGTTGCAGGTGCAGGTGCAGATGTCATAGTCACAGGTACTGTGGTTGAGAACAGTTCAAACGTTGAGGACAAGATCCGCGAGATCGTTGAGGGTATTGGGTCCCTCTGA